A stretch of the Oenococcus sp. UCMA 16435 genome encodes the following:
- the prmC gene encoding peptide chain release factor N(5)-glutamine methyltransferase, with protein MTTLRQIRNDFFKTSVDFETIDVFLRGELKINNTELLLRFSEQIPARTESKLRLDFDKVKAGKPVQYVLGFANFYGRNFSVGPQVLIPEVETAELIDHVKDAVLLPLEDDFSILDIGTGSGNLAITLALELKVKNILAVDISQDALDLAKKNSQDLSATQVKFIRSDLLKNVNGMFDLIVSNPPYVKIDEDEIDKQVVNFEPHQALYAGIDGLDVFRKMIPETVNHLKPDGYAIFEMDYRQGEAIRSLIKKSFPKAQIEIFKDVSGLDRFIAWRN; from the coding sequence ATGACCACTTTACGGCAAATTAGAAATGATTTTTTTAAAACATCAGTCGACTTTGAAACGATCGATGTTTTTTTGCGCGGAGAATTGAAAATTAATAACACAGAGCTTTTATTAAGATTTTCTGAACAAATTCCAGCACGAACCGAAAGCAAACTTAGATTGGATTTTGATAAAGTTAAAGCCGGTAAACCGGTGCAGTATGTTCTTGGCTTTGCCAATTTTTACGGGCGGAATTTTTCTGTCGGCCCACAGGTTCTTATTCCGGAAGTTGAGACGGCCGAATTGATCGATCATGTTAAAGATGCGGTATTGTTGCCATTAGAAGATGATTTTTCAATTTTGGATATTGGGACTGGCAGCGGAAATCTAGCAATCACTTTGGCATTGGAACTAAAAGTAAAGAATATTTTAGCTGTTGATATCAGCCAAGATGCTTTGGACTTGGCTAAAAAAAATTCGCAGGATTTGTCGGCTACTCAGGTTAAATTCATTCGTTCCGATCTCTTAAAAAATGTTAATGGTATGTTCGATTTGATTGTTTCCAATCCGCCTTACGTTAAGATCGATGAAGATGAAATTGACAAGCAGGTTGTTAATTTCGAGCCACATCAAGCTCTTTATGCTGGTATAGATGGCCTGGATGTTTTTAGAAAAATGATTCCAGAAACCGTTAATCATCTGAAGCCTGATGGTTATGCAATTTTTGAAATGGACTATCGCCAGGGCGAAGCAATTAGATCCTTGATTAAAAAAAGTTTTCCAAAGGCTCAGATAGAAATTTTTAAAGATGTTTCCGGATTAGACCGTTTTATCGCATGGAGGAATTAA
- the prfA gene encoding peptide chain release factor 1, whose protein sequence is MDKIFAQIQNVVDRYDELNELLADPDVASDSNKYTRYAKELGEITPIVENYRKYQQVSDEITDDKELLNDKEMADLAKTELAELEPEQLKLSEKLKFLMIPKDPNDDKNIIMEIRGAVGGDEANLFAGDLLNMYAHYAQSQNWSFEIVDQTVGEAGGFKEAVINISGENVYSKLKFESGAHRVQRVPVTETQGRVHTSTATVGVMPEFEDIDTEGLIDPKDVREDVYRSSGAGGQHINKTSSAVRLVHLPTGIKVEMQEQRSQQQNRSKAWQILRSRVYDHFAQENREQYDQQRRTKIGSGDRSERIRTYNFPQNRVTDHRINFTLNKLDRVINGDLEEIIDALIIADQTKRLEEMI, encoded by the coding sequence GTGGACAAAATCTTTGCACAAATTCAAAATGTGGTTGATCGTTATGACGAGCTTAATGAGCTGTTAGCCGATCCCGATGTAGCTTCTGACAGCAATAAATATACTCGCTATGCCAAAGAGCTTGGCGAAATTACGCCAATTGTCGAAAATTATCGTAAGTATCAGCAAGTGTCTGATGAAATAACTGACGATAAAGAACTTCTAAATGATAAAGAAATGGCTGATTTAGCAAAAACTGAATTGGCCGAATTAGAACCAGAACAATTAAAACTGTCAGAAAAGCTAAAATTTCTGATGATTCCAAAGGATCCAAACGATGATAAGAATATCATCATGGAAATTCGTGGCGCCGTTGGTGGAGACGAAGCCAATTTGTTTGCTGGTGATTTATTGAATATGTACGCTCATTACGCTCAGTCGCAAAATTGGAGTTTTGAAATTGTTGATCAGACAGTCGGAGAAGCCGGTGGTTTTAAGGAAGCGGTTATTAATATTTCTGGTGAAAATGTTTATAGCAAATTAAAATTCGAGTCTGGAGCCCATCGGGTTCAAAGAGTTCCTGTTACAGAGACTCAAGGTCGTGTCCATACCAGTACTGCGACTGTTGGAGTCATGCCTGAGTTTGAGGATATTGATACAGAGGGCTTGATTGATCCAAAGGATGTTCGTGAGGATGTTTATCGTTCTTCAGGTGCCGGAGGCCAACATATTAACAAGACCAGTTCAGCAGTCCGCCTTGTCCATCTCCCAACCGGAATTAAAGTTGAAATGCAGGAACAGCGTTCTCAACAGCAGAATCGAAGCAAAGCCTGGCAGATTCTTCGCTCGCGGGTCTATGATCATTTTGCTCAGGAAAATCGTGAACAATATGATCAACAGCGACGGACAAAAATTGGTAGTGGCGATCGTTCGGAACGGATTCGGACCTATAATTTTCCTCAAAACAGAGTTACCGATCATCGAATTAATTTCACTTTGAATAAATTGGATAGGGTAATTAATGGAGATTTGGAAGAAATTATCGATGCTTTAATAATTGCCGACCAAACTAAGCGCTTAGAGGAAATGATTTAA